The Neodiprion fabricii isolate iyNeoFabr1 chromosome 4, iyNeoFabr1.1, whole genome shotgun sequence genome window below encodes:
- the LOC124180411 gene encoding gem-associated protein 2 — MGDILREPALFVGEIDAEFDLMLPPSSGEEYIKRVVIEAQQCDDVVVAENIKARIRTPMVAVKPLAGCVEAPASMVPTLDWQQCQLADFSSVRLEIDRIKHDLQNAEGRRRLRQTVLPDADDQVGWLEYISDMRPLLGLVLNMNQPLIEQVLEHLVEAVEEKGLISQPYGGWIYALLATLELPLNPDTCSCLRSLARTCSIIRASMTEENAKDVTALNLFICLVARYFRQMDLVDL; from the exons ATGGGGGATATTTTGAGAGAGCCTGCTTTATTTGTGGGCGAAATTGACGCGGAATTCGACCTTATGCTACCTCCATCCTCAGGAGAGGAATACATCAAGCGTGTGGT AATTGAGGCGCAGCAGTGCGACGACGTGGTTGTGGCAGAGAATATAAAAGCTCGTATCAGGACTCCCATGGTGGCGGTAAAGCCT CTAGCAGGATGTGTCGAGGCTCCAGCTTCGATGGTTCCGACTCTGGACTGGCAGCAGTGTCAACTAGCAGACTTTTCTTCTGTAAGACTAGAGATCGACCGGATTAAACACGATTTACAAAATGCTGAGGGTCGCCGCAGGCTTCGACAAACTGTTCTG CCTGACGCAGATGATCAGGTTGGCTGGCTGGAGTACATCAGCGACATGAGACCGTTGCTTGGACTAGTATTAAACATGAACCAGCCGCTGATCGAACAAGTCTTGGAACATCTCGTCGAAGCAGTAGAAGAAAAGGGCCTGATCTCGCAGCCATACGGAGGCTGGATTTATGCCCTACTAGCTACCCTCGAATTACCTTTAAATCCAGACACGTGTTCCTGCTTACGTTCGCTTGCTAGAACATGTTCGATAATCAGAGCTAGCATG acaGAGGAGAACGCTAAAGATGTCACagctttgaatttatttatctgcCTGGTCGCCAGATATTTCAGACAAATGGATTTGGTGGACTTGTAA
- the LOC124180404 gene encoding GATA zinc finger domain-containing protein 14-like isoform X2, whose protein sequence is MADQRIFTTLLVAILWGCVLGLQRPAPRYSQQLMPDTSFTCHHKIIGSYYADPETDCQLFHVCVSVAGTVQDYRFLCPNDTAFDQESQTCADWYDVDCEAATLYYASDNFDLYRLGSGLESRRYDGTQNDLEPLDHLQRSESSDPVRSSVNNLNRVAPSTNTNNNNNRDILRGSSSSNFFNNRHNGKEDDYDNEKIYREPEQSQAEPKRKSGVRKVARKQQFNSNSNVITPTTATPSTAFENQNRNNNQNSGSSYNQRNNNQNNGNYNQQRNYNYNNFNQRQTQTNNYPTSSSARPYVEQTNNYPTSSSARPYFEQTNNYPTSSSARPYVEQTNNYPRNNQNRNYNTPSSTFRPATTNAFQGSNYNNNNNNNNEQTAGGFGNFDSSKFGATNQQTTNYGSTIFDRTPAVTTTVRSTDFTANVATKIKKPTDQSSPTFTNQFNQFSTQPTTLRPSTSFQTTDYTGYYQKNYNTIQRTANTGGTTFQTSTFASTSYDDYSVTPRTSEPQTANKVQTTRQQDFTQTTQRFANSFAGSSYIPTTYSPVTKKQATIGNANTQGQVINRGNDQYTGQYESARTTNSGQYRERNTQQTEQTYDTSRSNDNSGQYNREVATKAPKKVATQYNNYESKTNFDGSTKSFDNFDQGGRTASVNGFSPASVNKLAESPVTVRATTPVPRTVYNNPTTQRPSSAAATNYASQTTPNSRTGNFVSATPRPFTSTTRTVDRRQESTTAKSKSEKKNDYDYAYYDNAGALEYDGIDLEQVGGSRDTAKVTRN, encoded by the exons ATGGCGGATCAGCGAATTTTCACTACTTTGCTCG TGGCAATATTGTGGGGATGCGTATTGGGCCTGCAGAGACCCGCGCCTAGATATTCGCAACAATTAATGCCGGACACGTCGTTCACATGTCATCACAAAATCATTGGAAGCTACTACGCGGACCCAGAAACTGACTGCCAGCTATTTCACGTGTGCGTTTCGGTAGCCGGAACCGTCCAGGACTACCG GTTTTTGTGTCCCAACGACACCGCGTTCGACCAGGAGAGCCAAACTTGTGCGGATTGGTACGACGTGGACTGCGAAGCAGCGACGCTTTACTACGCGAGCGACAACTTCGATCTGTACAGACTGGGATCGGGTCTTGAGTCGCGGCGTTATGACGGAACGCAAAACGATCTAGAGCCGCTGGATCATCTGCAGCGCAGCGAGTCTAGCGACCCGGTTAGATCATCGGTTAATAATTTGAACAGGGTTGCCCCTAGCACGAACacgaacaacaacaacaaccgcGACATCTTGAggggcagcagcagcagcaattTCTTTAACAACCGACACAACGGCAAGGAGGACGATTACGATAACGAGAAGATTTACCGCGAACCAGAACAGAGCCAGGCGGAACCGAAGAGGAAATCGGGAGTGAGAAAAGTCGCGAGGAAGCAACAGttcaacagcaacagcaacgtTATCACACCGACAACCGCCACTCCATCCACAGCCTTCGAAAATCAGAACAGAAACAACAACCAGAACAGCGGTAGTAGCTACAACCAGAGAAACAACAACCAGAACAACGGTAACTACAACCAGCAGAGAAACTACAACTACAACAACTTCAACCAGAGACAAACACAGACCAACAATTATCCCACCTCTTCGTCAGCCCGGCCTTACGTCGAGCAGACCAACAATTATCCCACGTCTTCGTCAGCCCGTCCTTACTTCGAACAGACCAACAATTATCCCACCTCATCGTCAGCCCGTCCTTACGTTGAACAGACCAACAATTACCCCCGGAATAACCAGAACAGAAACTACAACACACCGTCTTCGACCTTCAGACCTGCGACGACCAACGCGTTCCAAGGCAGCAattacaacaacaacaacaacaacaacaacgagcAAACTGCGGGGGGCTTCGGTAACTTCGACAGCTCGAAATTCGGAGCGACCAATCAACAGACCACGAACTACGGAAGCACAATCTTCGACCGAACTCCTGCGGTCACGACGACTGTGAGGTCGACGGACTTCACGGCGAACGTTGCCACCAAGATTAAGAAGCCCACCGACCAGAGCAGCCCGACTTTTACCAATCAGTTCAACCAATTCTCAACACAACCGACGACCCTAAGACCCAGCACGAGCTTCCAGACGACCGACTACACCGGTTACTATCAGAAAAACTACAACACCATTCAGAGAACAGCGAACACCGGCGGTACCACGTTCCAGACTTCGACTTTCGCGTCAACCTCCTACGACGACTACTCGGTCACCCCGAGAACCAGCGAGCCCCAGACTGCGAACAAAGTTCAGACCACCAGACAGCAAGATTTTACTCAAACCACTCAGAGATTCGCAAACAGCTTTGCGGGTAGCAGCTACATCCCGACGACCTACAGTCCGGTTACCAAGAAACAAGCGACCATCGGCAATGCCAACACCCAAGGCCAGGTGATCAATCGAGGGAACGATCAGTACACCGGGCAGTACGAGAGCGCCAGAACAACGAACAGCGGCCAGTACCGCGAAAGGAACACTCAGCAGACCGAGCAGACCTACGACACCTCGAGGTCCAACGATAACAGCGGACAGTACAATCGCGAGGTGGCTACGAAAGCCCCGAAGAAGGTGGCTACGCAGTACAACAACTATGAATCTAAGACGAATTTCGACGGAAGCACCAAGAGCTTCGACAACTTCGACCAAGGCGGAAGAACGGCTTCCGTCAACGGATTCAGTCCCGCTAGTGTCAACAAGCTCGCGGAGAGTCCCGTCACCGTGAGAGCGACGACTCCCGTTCCGAG GACTGTCTACAATAACCCAACAACTCAGAGGCCGTCGTCGGCTGCAGCGACCAATTACGCGTCGCAAACGACACCGAATTCAAGAACTGGAAATTTCGTCAGTGCGACACCGAGGCCGTTCACATCTACGACAAGGACTGTCGATCGGCGTCAAGAATCTACCACGGCAAAATCGAAGTCGGAAAAGAAGAACGACTACGATTACGCTTACTACGACAATGCTGGAGCTTTGGAATACGACGGTATTGATCTGGAACAAGTTGGCGGCTCAAGAGACACCGCGAAAGtaacaagaaattga
- the LOC124180404 gene encoding GATA zinc finger domain-containing protein 14-like isoform X1 has protein sequence MADQRIFTTLLVAILWGCVLGLQRPAPRYSQQLMPDTSFTCHHKIIGSYYADPETDCQLFHVCVSVAGTVQDYRFLCPNDTAFDQESQTCADWYDVDCEAATLYYASDNFDLYRLGSGLESRRYDGTQNDLEPLDHLQRSESSDPVRSSVNNLNRVAPSTNTNNNNNRDILRGSSSSNFFNNRHNGKEDDYDNEKIYREPEQSQAEPKRKSGVRKVARKQQFNSNSNVITPTTATPSTAFENQNRNNNQNSGSSYNQRNNNQNNGNYNQQRNYNYNNFNQRQTQTNNYPTSSSARPYVEQTNNYPTSSSARPYFEQTNNYPTSSSARPYVEQTNNYPRNNQNRNYNTPSSTFRPATTNAFQGSNYNNNNNNNNEQTAGGFGNFDSSKFGATNQQTTNYGSTIFDRTPAVTTTVRSTDFTANVATKIKKPTDQSSPTFTNQFNQFSTQPTTLRPSTSFQTTDYTGYYQKNYNTIQRTANTGGTTFQTSTFASTSYDDYSVTPRTSEPQTANKVQTTRQQDFTQTTQRFANSFAGSSYIPTTYSPVTKKQATIGNANTQGQVINRGNDQYTGQYESARTTNSGQYRERNTQQTEQTYDTSRSNDNSGQYNREVATKAPKKVATQYNNYESKTNFDGSTKSFDNFDQGGRTASVNGFSPASVNKLAESPVTVRATTPVPRRTVYNNPTTQRPSSAAATNYASQTTPNSRTGNFVSATPRPFTSTTRTVDRRQESTTAKSKSEKKNDYDYAYYDNAGALEYDGIDLEQVGGSRDTAKVTRN, from the exons ATGGCGGATCAGCGAATTTTCACTACTTTGCTCG TGGCAATATTGTGGGGATGCGTATTGGGCCTGCAGAGACCCGCGCCTAGATATTCGCAACAATTAATGCCGGACACGTCGTTCACATGTCATCACAAAATCATTGGAAGCTACTACGCGGACCCAGAAACTGACTGCCAGCTATTTCACGTGTGCGTTTCGGTAGCCGGAACCGTCCAGGACTACCG GTTTTTGTGTCCCAACGACACCGCGTTCGACCAGGAGAGCCAAACTTGTGCGGATTGGTACGACGTGGACTGCGAAGCAGCGACGCTTTACTACGCGAGCGACAACTTCGATCTGTACAGACTGGGATCGGGTCTTGAGTCGCGGCGTTATGACGGAACGCAAAACGATCTAGAGCCGCTGGATCATCTGCAGCGCAGCGAGTCTAGCGACCCGGTTAGATCATCGGTTAATAATTTGAACAGGGTTGCCCCTAGCACGAACacgaacaacaacaacaaccgcGACATCTTGAggggcagcagcagcagcaattTCTTTAACAACCGACACAACGGCAAGGAGGACGATTACGATAACGAGAAGATTTACCGCGAACCAGAACAGAGCCAGGCGGAACCGAAGAGGAAATCGGGAGTGAGAAAAGTCGCGAGGAAGCAACAGttcaacagcaacagcaacgtTATCACACCGACAACCGCCACTCCATCCACAGCCTTCGAAAATCAGAACAGAAACAACAACCAGAACAGCGGTAGTAGCTACAACCAGAGAAACAACAACCAGAACAACGGTAACTACAACCAGCAGAGAAACTACAACTACAACAACTTCAACCAGAGACAAACACAGACCAACAATTATCCCACCTCTTCGTCAGCCCGGCCTTACGTCGAGCAGACCAACAATTATCCCACGTCTTCGTCAGCCCGTCCTTACTTCGAACAGACCAACAATTATCCCACCTCATCGTCAGCCCGTCCTTACGTTGAACAGACCAACAATTACCCCCGGAATAACCAGAACAGAAACTACAACACACCGTCTTCGACCTTCAGACCTGCGACGACCAACGCGTTCCAAGGCAGCAattacaacaacaacaacaacaacaacaacgagcAAACTGCGGGGGGCTTCGGTAACTTCGACAGCTCGAAATTCGGAGCGACCAATCAACAGACCACGAACTACGGAAGCACAATCTTCGACCGAACTCCTGCGGTCACGACGACTGTGAGGTCGACGGACTTCACGGCGAACGTTGCCACCAAGATTAAGAAGCCCACCGACCAGAGCAGCCCGACTTTTACCAATCAGTTCAACCAATTCTCAACACAACCGACGACCCTAAGACCCAGCACGAGCTTCCAGACGACCGACTACACCGGTTACTATCAGAAAAACTACAACACCATTCAGAGAACAGCGAACACCGGCGGTACCACGTTCCAGACTTCGACTTTCGCGTCAACCTCCTACGACGACTACTCGGTCACCCCGAGAACCAGCGAGCCCCAGACTGCGAACAAAGTTCAGACCACCAGACAGCAAGATTTTACTCAAACCACTCAGAGATTCGCAAACAGCTTTGCGGGTAGCAGCTACATCCCGACGACCTACAGTCCGGTTACCAAGAAACAAGCGACCATCGGCAATGCCAACACCCAAGGCCAGGTGATCAATCGAGGGAACGATCAGTACACCGGGCAGTACGAGAGCGCCAGAACAACGAACAGCGGCCAGTACCGCGAAAGGAACACTCAGCAGACCGAGCAGACCTACGACACCTCGAGGTCCAACGATAACAGCGGACAGTACAATCGCGAGGTGGCTACGAAAGCCCCGAAGAAGGTGGCTACGCAGTACAACAACTATGAATCTAAGACGAATTTCGACGGAAGCACCAAGAGCTTCGACAACTTCGACCAAGGCGGAAGAACGGCTTCCGTCAACGGATTCAGTCCCGCTAGTGTCAACAAGCTCGCGGAGAGTCCCGTCACCGTGAGAGCGACGACTCCCGTTCCGAG AAGGACTGTCTACAATAACCCAACAACTCAGAGGCCGTCGTCGGCTGCAGCGACCAATTACGCGTCGCAAACGACACCGAATTCAAGAACTGGAAATTTCGTCAGTGCGACACCGAGGCCGTTCACATCTACGACAAGGACTGTCGATCGGCGTCAAGAATCTACCACGGCAAAATCGAAGTCGGAAAAGAAGAACGACTACGATTACGCTTACTACGACAATGCTGGAGCTTTGGAATACGACGGTATTGATCTGGAACAAGTTGGCGGCTCAAGAGACACCGCGAAAGtaacaagaaattga